From the Scophthalmus maximus strain ysfricsl-2021 chromosome 11, ASM2237912v1, whole genome shotgun sequence genome, one window contains:
- the LOC118298920 gene encoding B-cell receptor-associated protein 29 isoform X2 produces the protein MKTCNGNTSILDMFEKGKVLKICAPMVRYSKLAFRSLVRKYDCDICFTPMIVAADFMRSVKARDSEFTTAERDRPLIAQFAAHDAQTLADAACVVAPFSDGVDLNCGCPQRWAMSAGYGACLINKPELVKDMVRLVRNQVDNPNYTASIKIRIHKDLRQTVDLCQKAESAGVSWITVHGRTTDERHQPVHYDAIKTIKDSISVPVIANGDIKYLRDVESIHHLTGVDEVKKKMTLQWTAVASFLYVEIGILVILCLPFISARRWQSIFQLRVWSFMARFWNKVFLTMVIVLIVLFLDAVREVRKYSSREHGAGAKMQANMQDHLHMKLFRAQRNLYISGFTVFLWLVMKRLVTLINQLAAMSGTTAVLQAQADTANQTAKKYMEDNELLKQTLTEAKGDEAAAAGMELLKKEVKNLKEELKTTGDVLKKSQSESEVMKMQTEGLAREYERLLKEHQELQNLQDGENKKDD, from the exons ATGAAGACTTGCAATGGCAACACCAGTATCTTGGACATGTTCGAAAAGGGGAAAGTTCTGAAGATATGCGCCCCAATGGTGCGATATTCCAA GCTTGCATTCAGGTCCCTGGTGAGGAAATACGACTGTGACATCTGCTTCACCCCAATGATAGTTGCCGCTGACTTCATGCGATCGGTCAAAGCCAGAGACAGTGAATTCACCACCGCTGAGC GTGACCGGCCCCTGATCGCGCAGTTCGCTGCCCATGATGCTCAGACTCTGGCCGACGCAGCCTGCGTCGTAGCTCCTTTCTCCGATGGAGTTGACCTCAACTGTGGCTGTCCCCAGAG GTGGGCTATGTCCGCCGGGTATGGTGCATGCCTCATCAACAAGCCTGAACTTGTGAAAGACATGGTCAGACTTGTCAGAAACCAAGTGGACAATCCAAACTATACAGCATCCATCaaaataag AATTCACAAGGACCTGAGGCAGACAGTAGATCTGTGCCAGAAGGCTGAATCGGCGGGTGTGTCGTGGATAACGGTCCATGGCCGTACAACAGATGAACGCCACCAGCCAGTCCATTATGATGCTATAAAGACAATCAAAGACAGCATATCTGTACCTGTCATTGCCAATGGAGACATAAAGTACCTCCGTGACGTGGAGTCCATCCATCACCTTACTGGTGTTGATG AAGTGAAGAAAA AGATGACGTTGCAGTGGACTGCTGTGGCCTCCTTCCTCTATGTGGAGATTGGCATCCTCGTCATCCTCTGTCTGCCGTTCATCTCTGCCAGGAG GTGGCAGAGTATTTTCCAGCTGAGGGTCTGGAGCTTCATGGCGAGGTTCTGGAACAAAGTGTTTCTCACCATGGTCATTGTACTGATCGTTCTCTTCCTTG ATGCTGTCCGTGAAGTGAGAAAGTATTCGAGTAGAGAACACGGCGCAGGTGCCAAGATGCAAGCAAACATGCAGGACCACCTGCACATGAAGCTTTTTCGAGCTCAGAGGAACCTCTACATCTCAGGCTTCACCGTCTTCCTCTGGCT ggtTATGAAGCGACTGGTCACCTTGATTAACCAGCTGGCAGCAATGTCTGGGACCACGGCTGTTCTTCAGGCGCAGGCTGACACCGCTAACCAGACGGCCAAGAAATACATGGAGGACAACGAGCTGCTGAAACAG ACTCTGACGGAAGCAAAGGGTGatgaggctgctgcagcaggcATGGAGCTGTTGAAGAAAGAGGTAAAGAATCTGAAAGAAGAGCTGAAGACCACAGGGGATG TGCTGAAGAAGTCCCAGTCTGAGTCGGAGGTGATGAAGATGCAGACGGAGGGCCTTGCCAGGGAATACGAAAGACTATTGAAAGAACACCAGGAGCTCCAG aATCTTCAAGATGGTGAAAACAAGAAGGACGACTAg
- the LOC118298920 gene encoding tRNA-dihydrouridine(20a/20b) synthase [NAD(P)+]-like isoform X1 has protein sequence MKTCNGNTSILDMFEKGKVLKICAPMVRYSKLAFRSLVRKYDCDICFTPMIVAADFMRSVKARDSEFTTAERDRPLIAQFAAHDAQTLADAACVVAPFSDGVDLNCGCPQRWAMSAGYGACLINKPELVKDMVRLVRNQVDNPNYTASIKIRIHKDLRQTVDLCQKAESAGVSWITVHGRTTDERHQPVHYDAIKTIKDSISVPVIANGDIKYLRDVESIHHLTGVDGVMAARGLLANPAMFAGYEDTPLECIWDWVDIAIEQGTPFTCFHHHLIYMLERVSSQPERKVFNSLSSTSAVIDYLQNTYGSVQDLGTSVC, from the exons ATGAAGACTTGCAATGGCAACACCAGTATCTTGGACATGTTCGAAAAGGGGAAAGTTCTGAAGATATGCGCCCCAATGGTGCGATATTCCAA GCTTGCATTCAGGTCCCTGGTGAGGAAATACGACTGTGACATCTGCTTCACCCCAATGATAGTTGCCGCTGACTTCATGCGATCGGTCAAAGCCAGAGACAGTGAATTCACCACCGCTGAGC GTGACCGGCCCCTGATCGCGCAGTTCGCTGCCCATGATGCTCAGACTCTGGCCGACGCAGCCTGCGTCGTAGCTCCTTTCTCCGATGGAGTTGACCTCAACTGTGGCTGTCCCCAGAG GTGGGCTATGTCCGCCGGGTATGGTGCATGCCTCATCAACAAGCCTGAACTTGTGAAAGACATGGTCAGACTTGTCAGAAACCAAGTGGACAATCCAAACTATACAGCATCCATCaaaataag AATTCACAAGGACCTGAGGCAGACAGTAGATCTGTGCCAGAAGGCTGAATCGGCGGGTGTGTCGTGGATAACGGTCCATGGCCGTACAACAGATGAACGCCACCAGCCAGTCCATTATGATGCTATAAAGACAATCAAAGACAGCATATCTGTACCTGTCATTGCCAATGGAGACATAAAGTACCTCCGTGACGTGGAGTCCATCCATCACCTTACTGGTGTTGATG GTGTGATGGCTGCGCGGGGGTTGCTTGCTAACCCTGCCATGTTCGCTGGCTATGAGGATACTCCTTTAGAGTGTATATGGGACTGGGTGGACATTGCTATTGAACAGGGCACTCCATTCACCTGCTTCCACCACCATCTCATCTACATGCTGGAGAGGGTTAGCTCCCAGCCCGAGAGAAAAGTGTTCAATTCTCTATCCAGTACCTCAGCTGTGATAGATTACCTCCAGAACACATATGGGTCGGTACAAGATCTGGGAACGTCAGTATGTTGA
- the rflnb gene encoding refilin B, producing MVGRLNLPNVCEGDRLDTSSRADGGLDSPDSGLPPSPSPSAWLLLPACAEKAGGASPVSEDEGRGSLVPVLPTGSFPQLHPSSFGEGIALDPLPPKEIRYISSVHYSSDRHFIQDVALQPSGQGLEHCRQTIMAVPHSTWRRYKTQLEFQPRHRLQRFKSTTIIYPKKTSAVFTTELSYDCHRLSRRFLSSVELEAAGHRKPPQ from the exons ATGGTCGGCAGGCTGAACTTGCCCAATGTGTGCGAGGGAGACCGGCTGGACACGAGCAGCAGGGCTGACGGGGGGCTCGACAGCCCGGACTCCGGGTTGCCGCCGAGCCCGAGCCCCAGcgcctggctgctgctgcccgcGTGCGCGGAGAAAGCCGGGGGGGCGAGCCCGGTGTCCGAGGACGAGGGACGGGGCTCCCTG GTTCCAGTTTTACCCACCGGCTCTTTCCCGCAGCTACACCCATCGTCTTTCGGGGAAGGCATAGCCCTCGATCCATTGCCACCGAAGGAGATAAG ATACATCTCATCCGTGCACTACAGCTCGGACCGCCACTTCATCCAGGACGTGGCCCTGCAGCCGTCGGGCCAAGGCCTTGAACACTGCCGGCAGACTATCATGGCTGTGCCGCACAGCACTTGGCGCCGCTACAAAACACAGCTGGAGTTTCAGCCGCGCCACCGGCTGCAGCGCTTCAAGAGCACCACCATCATCTACCCCAAGAAGACCAGCGCGGTCTTCACCACGGAGCTGAGCTACGACTGCCACCGGCTGTCCAGACGTTTCCTCTCCAGCGTGGAGCTGGAGGCGGCTGGACACAGGAAGCCACCTCAGTGA